ATGTACATCCACGTCCCCGCCGCCTGGACCGCAATGCTTGCCTATACATTCATGGCGATGTCTGCGTTCGGATCCTTGGTATGGCGTCATCCACTCGCCGATGCGGCTCAAAAGGCGGCAGCGCCCCTCGGCGCAGCTTTCACTTTCATTTGCCTCGTCACGGGCTCGCTATGGGGCAAACCAATGTGGGGTACTTATTGGGTCTGGGACGCACGGCTCACCTCCATGCTGGTTCTGCTACTCATTTATCTCGGTCTCATCGCGCTTTGGCAGACAATCGAGGACCCGAGTAGGGCGGCTCGAGCAGTTTCGATTATGACCCTGGTAGGTCTTATCGACATTCCGATTGTGAAGTTCTCGGTTGATTGGTGGAACACGCTTCACCAACCCGCGTCGGTGTTCCGGATGGAGGGCTCGGCGATTGCTGGCTCGATGCTATGGCCGCTGATCGCTATGGCGCTCGCATACTCGCTCTTGTTCGTGACGCTCCACGCTATGTCAGTTCGCAACGAGATCCTGCGACGCCGAGCCCGGCGGCTTGCGATCACGCGGGCGGCTAGTGGCGAAACGGCGCTGGCGCGCATGCCGACTGCCGAATTGGGTTCCTGAACCTATGTTGCGGCATGACTCATTCATAATTGCGGCATTTCTGGTGACGGGCACCGTCCTGGCGGGAATGATCGTGGCGATTCTTATCGACTATGGTCTTCAGCGTCGTACCTTGGCCCGCCTTCTCGATCACTCGGATCGGCGCGGTCGCGCATGAGCAACATCCCGGCCTCAACTCACCTATCATTGAGCGCGTCGACGCGCCGAAGCGCACTGGCCCGCTTGTGGGTGGTTATCCCTTTATTGGTCTTCTGCGGAATTGCGACACTGCTTTTAGTGCGGCTCGGGGCCGGTGACCCCTCACTCGTGCCCTCTGCTCTGATCGGCAGGTCAGTGCCGCAATTTGCGCTGATGCCGCTCGAAGGGCTTTCAACATCCGGTCCACCTGGCTTGTCGAGCGCAGATTTGCGGAGAGGGCACGTGACGATCTTGAACGTGTTCGCATCATGGTGTGTTGAGTGTCGGGAAGAACAACCGGCCCTGATGGCGTTGGCAAGCGACCCTACGCTGCAACGACTGGGTGTGAAACTGTCCGGCATTGTCTACAAAGACGATCCCAGAAATGCGCTGGCCTATCTTGCCGCTCACGGCAACCCGTTCGCACAGGTCGGCACTGACCGCTCAGGCCGAACGGGGATCGATTTCGGTGTTTATGGCGTTCCCGAGACGTACGTGATCAAGGGCGATGGCACAATTGTGTACAAGCTGGTTGGTGGCATCTCGGACGCAAGCCGGCCTGGTTTGGTGGACGCCATTGCCGAGGCTGAGCGTCCATGACGGCTGCATTGCACGCTCTCCATCCTTCCGGGATTGATGCAAGAAGGATCGTTTCTTGCCTCAGCGTTGTAGTGCTCCGTCCGCTACGTTGTTCGGGAATTCCGAGTTGGCAATGAAAGCGGAACAGTCAGGTGGCCCGAGCCTCACTGGCGGCGCATGCCGGCGGACGGTGCGCTGTGCGGTGGCGAGGACGAACGGAGGTCTTTGAAAACGTGCTGTGGGTCATTTTTGCAATGATGACGTCGTCAGTCGTGCTGGCGCTGGCCCGGTCGCTCTCTGAGCGGCGCGAGGCTGTTCGCGCTCGTGATCTGGATGTGACGTTCTATCGCGATCTTCTGACCGAAGCGGATGAGGACGTGCGCAGCGGAATGCTAGCACCTGAGGAGTCCGTGACGACTCGCGCCGAAATCGAGCGCCGGCTGCTCGCGTCACTCAACTCGGCCTCCGAGGGCTGGTCGCATACGTCGCGCCGCGGAGGTCAGCGACGCGCTGCAGCGGCTTTTGCGATCGCCTTAGTCCTGCCGCTCGTCGCGCTCGCGTCGTACCTCAAGGTCGGCGCTCCCAGCCAGCCTGACATGCCGATCGCATCGAGGCGGTCCAATGCAGATTTTAGCCTCGCTGCCGCAGTTCCTGACATCCACGCCGGCCAAGCCGGAGCTGACATTGAAGGGCTCCCTCC
This is a stretch of genomic DNA from Bradyrhizobium sp. CB2312. It encodes these proteins:
- a CDS encoding heme ABC transporter permease; the protein is MKQSFSAYSNPGNFVRVAAKLLPLLWGSTAVAFAIGLFGTFDAPSDYQQGETARIMYIHVPAAWTAMLAYTFMAMSAFGSLVWRHPLADAAQKAAAPLGAAFTFICLVTGSLWGKPMWGTYWVWDARLTSMLVLLLIYLGLIALWQTIEDPSRAARAVSIMTLVGLIDIPIVKFSVDWWNTLHQPASVFRMEGSAIAGSMLWPLIAMALAYSLLFVTLHAMSVRNEILRRRARRLAITRAASGETALARMPTAELGS
- a CDS encoding DsbE family thiol:disulfide interchange protein codes for the protein MSNIPASTHLSLSASTRRSALARLWVVIPLLVFCGIATLLLVRLGAGDPSLVPSALIGRSVPQFALMPLEGLSTSGPPGLSSADLRRGHVTILNVFASWCVECREEQPALMALASDPTLQRLGVKLSGIVYKDDPRNALAYLAAHGNPFAQVGTDRSGRTGIDFGVYGVPETYVIKGDGTIVYKLVGGISDASRPGLVDAIAEAERP
- the ccmI gene encoding c-type cytochrome biogenesis protein CcmI encodes the protein MLWVIFAMMTSSVVLALARSLSERREAVRARDLDVTFYRDLLTEADEDVRSGMLAPEESVTTRAEIERRLLASLNSASEGWSHTSRRGGQRRAAAAFAIALVLPLVALASYLKVGAPSQPDMPIASRRSNADFSLAAAVPDIHAGQAGADIEGLPPEQRSNAIRGMVAELAEKLSKDGHHLQGWLQLIRSYAALGERKRAEAAVASARAQLAGDAQASARVDELVRQLRLEE